The sequence GGAATATTCAGTATTGAAGTCGATACTTGTTACGTCTGTTTCAACTTTAGAATAATGTTTAGCTGTACTTTTTTCAGTTACGGACTTCTCCTTTTTAGGTATTGTTTCAGAGTCTACAGATTCACTAAATCTTGATTCAGATACTGGACTTTCAACTACGGGTCTGTCTTTTTTCTTTCTATTAGTTAGAGCCATTTTAAGCACCTGCTTTCGGTTCGAATGTACCTAAGTCTAATTTACGAGAACTATCTGTAAGCTTGTTACCGTTCAGGTACCTAGGTTTATACGTATAATCTTCAGGTATATCACCTAAACTTTCAAACAATTCAATTCTCTCTTCAAGTTCTTTAAAAATATCAGCAAACAAAGCGAATACTTTTCTATCGTGGTGGTCTATTACTGAAATGCCATATTCAGGATAATCGTCAATCCTTTTCTGATTATTCACTATTGCATTGAATGTGAAGTTCTCGCCAAAAGCTTCTTTCGTTTGAGCAATAATTGACTCGTGTAAGTCTCTTTTAGGTTGAAGTAAAAACGGCAATAGCCCTAACACTTCACCTTTAAAATCTTCTCCAAAGTCGTCTATTAAAGTCTGTAAGTATACGTTTATAATATCTAAAGATCCTTCAAAGGAATAGGTTTTGGTTTCCTGGGGAATAACGAAGTAATCTGCACAGACCATTGCGTTGTCAACTTTAATATCTGTACTTGGGCCAACGTCAATCCAAATATAGTCATATAGTTCTCTTAAAGGATCAAGCATTTTTGAAAAATGAAATGTACGTTGTTTAGTAACCTCAGAAACATGTTGAGGTGTATCATTTTTAAAAGGATAGAGTAGTTCTAAGTATAATCCGTATTTCGCCATATCGCCACCGCCAGCTATCATATGTAAGTTGGGAGTTAGCTCCACTATTGATCCTTTCAAATCATTATCTCTTACGGCACTAATAACTGTAGAGGGGAATCCTTTGTCAAAAGTTTTGCCCATTATACTAGTTGCGTTAGCTTGCTTATCAAAGTCTATCAATAGACATTTATTATTAAACTCTTCATTAGGTAGCGAAGCGATGATGGCTTCAAAGGATGTAGAAGTTGTTTTGCCTACACCGCCCTTTTGATTTGCATTTATTATAGTCTTAGCTGTCATATGTAAAGCACCTCCGTATAATGTAAAACTTCTCCTAAAATCAGTATACCATAGTTGGAAATGATTACAATAGTAAAATGTATTTAGGAGAAATGTTTCAAGTTGTTAATAATAAAATTTTTAAAGGAGAAAAGGAGAAAAGGAGAAAAGGAGAAAAGGAGAAAAATAAGCATTAAATCTCTTTTTCTCCTGAGTACAGTTATTAGAAAAACACTATAGGATTAGCAAATTACAATGGGGTAAGCTTTCAATTACTTATTGAAGGAGAAAAGGAGAAAAGGAGAAAAGGGGAAATTCCTCCTATTTTTTTGAAAAGAGAAAAGGAGAAATTTCCCCTTTTCTCCTATTTTTTTTTTTGCCTATCTCTATTTACATAGTTTTTGCAGTCAGTTAAGGTGTGGCTATAGAAAAATAAAAAAGAGACGGAAGAATATGATTTTACGAGAATCATATTCTTCAGAATCACATAACCAACTTTATGTGTTCCTGCTCGCCTCTAGGGTTTATAAGTGGCTGGTAACCACTTATGAAATTTAGTTTGTGGACGGATGGTATTCCGTTCGCTACCTATTTTAGCATAATAGGGCGAGCACTTCAATTTAATAGAGTCTATTTAAATCAAGTGTAGACCTATTATCCTTTGGAGAGAATACAGTAAATATGTGTTCTCTTTTTGGGAAGGATAAGTACATGACTGAAGAAAATAATACATATAAATTAATCTTGAAAAAAGGATTACTGACATATAAATATAAAAATAGCAAAGGTTGCCCACCAAATTTTGTTGAAGCTCCTGGTAAAAAGGGTGTCACTTTTGCTTTTCGTAATAAACAAAGTATGACTAAAGCAAGAGGATTCGTTATTACTTCAGAAGAAGCTATCTATGAGAATAAAGAAAAGCTCTCTCACTGGACACCGAACGTCTACCGCTGGGGTGGATACACAGATTCAAACAGAAAACATGTCATGGGTTTCTCGGAAGAAAACCTGCAACAAATCAATACATTTGTAATTGATTTTGATTGTTCAAAAGAAAAAGTGAGCAGCGACGATATTTTAATAGCTGGACTTGAACTTAATACGGTTCCGACCTTGATCCTAGAGACGCCTAATGGCTATCAGGCTTACTTTGTGTTGGACCAACCGAGCTATATTTCTAAAGCAAACGAATATAAGTCTTTGAGAACCAATAAGGCTATTGCGAGATCATTAAAAGTAGCTTTTTCAAAAGAAATTGAAGGGGTCGATTTTGGCTGCAATCCCTTTGGTATTTTTAGATTTCCACGAGAAGATAATATTGTCTACTATGATCCGACAAACGTATTCAGTTTTAAAACACTCATGGTGTGGTCCATGAAAATCAGTGACGATCAAAAACAAGAAAGACAAATGCTTCAGAAAAACAATTTTAGAAATACTGAGTTCAAACAAATTAAAACAAGCTGGTTTAGAAGTTTATTAAACGTGAAGACGATAAAAGGTGGCAAAGGATTGTTGGGACGAAATTCCGCAATTTTTACGGCTTCTTTGGCGTGTTACTCTTCAAAAATGGAAAAGGAAGACTGTATTGACTTAATGGACGAGTTCAATACCTTTTTGGCGAACCCATTATCTGATAGAGAAGTGAAGAAGATTGTCAGATCTGCTTATTCAGGACGTTACAGTGGTGCTTCAGCGCAATATGTACAATTATTGGAAGAACAGTGGGGGATCACTCAAAATCGCTCTGAGAGTTTAAATAAAGCTGCATGGCACAAGTTTGCAAAGCCCAGAGAAGAACGTGAGAAAACCCATTATTCGGAGTACCGGTTAGATCTGATTCAATTAATTGAACAAAAAACTAAAAACAAAGAAGCGTTTATTGAATTAACGAGAAAAGAGCTTGAAAAAGAGCTGAATATTCCTGAATCGAGCCTCAAAGATTTGTTAAGAATGCTAAAGGAAGATCACTACGTGATCATTCAAACGAAGCCTGGAAGAGGCGGATATACGCGTCTAGGGACAACTAAAAGTGTTGTCGTTAGTTTATTGGGGCAAAAGAAAGAACAGTATGCGAAACAAAAAAGAGAACTCGTGAAGAGGTTACCTAAAGCTGAACAGATCGTGAAAGAAGTAGAAGACATGCAACTAAAAAAAGAAGAATGGAGACCTAATATTCCTTTAGAGATCATAAATACTTCTTAAATTTTAAAAGGGACGAACTGCCTATTACTTATTTCTAGTATACTTCTTTCCTCTTGTCTAACTTCTTTATTGGGATGTTCCCTATCGTCTAGGGTAGTTTTATATTTTTTTGAGTAGGTTTTTCTACTAGGTTACCTTTGTATTTATGTCGTTTATTGATCTTTGAAAATAAAATATTTGGAGTATTCTTGGTTAAAAATGTATTTAAAACTGTTGGCATGACTGGAACTTTATAAAATGGAGTTCCAGTCATATTAAGGTTTTTTGATACTAGTCTTTATCTTATGATTATGTTCTTGAAGGTATAAAGGATACTTGATTATTGTTTTCAAAGTTTTCTTCTGTGAAAAAATATTTTTAGAAATAAGTGACTTTTTTAACTGTTTTTCTAGGTAGAGACTTGGTCAAAGTTGTTGAATAAGATGAAGTGTTAGGCGCTTTTTTTGTGGAACAAATCTGACTAAGAAAT comes from Marinilactibacillus sp. Marseille-P9653 and encodes:
- a CDS encoding AAA family ATPase, with the translated sequence MTAKTIINANQKGGVGKTTSTSFEAIIASLPNEEFNNKCLLIDFDKQANATSIMGKTFDKGFPSTVISAVRDNDLKGSIVELTPNLHMIAGGGDMAKYGLYLELLYPFKNDTPQHVSEVTKQRTFHFSKMLDPLRELYDYIWIDVGPSTDIKVDNAMVCADYFVIPQETKTYSFEGSLDIINVYLQTLIDDFGEDFKGEVLGLLPFLLQPKRDLHESIIAQTKEAFGENFTFNAIVNNQKRIDDYPEYGISVIDHHDRKVFALFADIFKELEERIELFESLGDIPEDYTYKPRYLNGNKLTDSSRKLDLGTFEPKAGA
- a CDS encoding primase C-terminal domain-containing protein; the encoded protein is MTEENNTYKLILKKGLLTYKYKNSKGCPPNFVEAPGKKGVTFAFRNKQSMTKARGFVITSEEAIYENKEKLSHWTPNVYRWGGYTDSNRKHVMGFSEENLQQINTFVIDFDCSKEKVSSDDILIAGLELNTVPTLILETPNGYQAYFVLDQPSYISKANEYKSLRTNKAIARSLKVAFSKEIEGVDFGCNPFGIFRFPREDNIVYYDPTNVFSFKTLMVWSMKISDDQKQERQMLQKNNFRNTEFKQIKTSWFRSLLNVKTIKGGKGLLGRNSAIFTASLACYSSKMEKEDCIDLMDEFNTFLANPLSDREVKKIVRSAYSGRYSGASAQYVQLLEEQWGITQNRSESLNKAAWHKFAKPREEREKTHYSEYRLDLIQLIEQKTKNKEAFIELTRKELEKELNIPESSLKDLLRMLKEDHYVIIQTKPGRGGYTRLGTTKSVVVSLLGQKKEQYAKQKRELVKRLPKAEQIVKEVEDMQLKKEEWRPNIPLEIINTS